A DNA window from Candidatus Marinimicrobia bacterium CG08_land_8_20_14_0_20_45_22 contains the following coding sequences:
- a CDS encoding AMP nucleosidase, whose translation MINKLEIAKNWLPRYTGMPLDKFGDYILLTNSRNYVTNFCDMFNCELYGENRPMQAATNSAGLTIINCGIGSPNAAIIMDLLVAVRPKRVLFLGKCGGLKKSTEIGYFILPIAAIRGEGTSLDYFPPEVPALPSFKLHKFVSEIIVQRGFDYRTGVVYTTNRRVWEHDAKFHQRLKDMTCIAIDMETATIFIVGHYNEIARGALLLVSDLPLTPEGVKTDESDKQVTAEWSRIHLQIGIDAMTQIGEQGEPIKHFRY comes from the coding sequence ATGATAAACAAACTTGAAATCGCTAAAAACTGGCTGCCGCGTTACACCGGCATGCCGCTCGACAAATTCGGCGACTATATTTTGCTAACCAATTCCCGTAACTACGTGACTAATTTTTGTGATATGTTTAATTGTGAGCTTTATGGTGAAAATCGCCCGATGCAGGCCGCCACGAATTCCGCCGGGCTGACGATTATCAATTGCGGAATCGGTTCGCCAAACGCCGCGATCATTATGGATCTGCTGGTGGCAGTGCGTCCGAAAAGGGTATTGTTTCTCGGTAAATGCGGCGGACTGAAAAAATCCACCGAGATTGGATACTTTATCCTGCCGATTGCAGCGATCCGCGGCGAAGGTACCAGCCTCGATTACTTCCCGCCGGAAGTTCCGGCTCTGCCTTCTTTTAAATTACATAAATTTGTCTCCGAGATTATCGTACAACGCGGTTTTGATTACCGCACCGGCGTGGTTTACACGACCAACCGCCGGGTCTGGGAACATGACGCCAAATTTCATCAGCGCCTGAAAGATATGACCTGCATCGCCATTGACATGGAAACTGCCACGATTTTCATTGTCGGACATTACAATGAAATCGCCCGCGGCGCCTTGCTATTGGTCTCAGATCTGCCGCTGACCCCTGAAGGTGTAAAAACCGATGAGTCCGATAAACAGGTCACCGCCGAATGGAGCCGGATTCACCTGCAAATCGGCATCGACGCCATGACCCAGATCGGCGAGCAGGGTGAACCGATCAAGCATTTCCGCTACTGA